One window of the Colletotrichum destructivum chromosome 4, complete sequence genome contains the following:
- a CDS encoding Putative AAA+ ATPase domain, ATPase, AAA-type, core, aspartate decarboxylase-like domain superfamily, with the protein MSFPEKPLPRQQPHSPRQPGVRLRVEKIRDKALQTQLIYANVAGVSYRDFAPSRDGTDINILIRARDPVRGTVRENVVRARPTPELPEGTISLSDPQRQWLKIGMTDTFEGEVYDASRQGATHLEAMDLELSWASMKRDPNYEFTHEYLAKVFERFFQMHFFAPGQRTLLDIEGLKVFATVKTITFQGGRGPEAVVTTSDPSARGFYSTATLLSFFKAADSELKLQVGEHQGNANPIISPDFKFEDMGIGGLHDEFSTIFRRAFASRVFPPQLVAKLGIQHVKGILLFGPPGTGKTLIARQIGKMLNAREPKIINGPEVLNKFVGQSEENIRKMFADAEKEYKEKGDQSGLHIIIFDELDAVCKQRGSGAGGGTGVGDSVVNQLLTKLDGVDQLNNILLIGMTNRKDMIDEALLRPGRLEVQLEISLPNEEGRKEIFMIHTAKMRDNNIMDPKVDVASLAARTKNYSGAEISGVVKAATSFAFNRHTEVGNSAKMKSDVSAMKITMDDFENALTEVKPAYGVSEDEISNALGMGILQFNDNIPAIIRTMMGYIDTVKESDVLTRIPVLLHGPPESGKTALAAHTASLSDFPFVKLVSPQHLTAFRDEFGKKDYLTKVFTDAYKSERSIVILDNFEQLIEWNPIGPRFSNTVLDRLISLIQTQPPKGRRILIMVTTSERFILSNLGVLKHFRRQIPVPAVSDVRELASVLDQTGMFGGNDVQAVIRSIQSDTRSDKIGLGIKTILESIEESKVEASSQGTDMLESVANRIMTAISSNALDG; encoded by the exons ATGAGCTTCCCCGAGAAGCCTCTGCCTCGGCAGCAACCGCATTCGCCCAGACAGCCTGGCGTGCGCCTGAGAGTCGAGAAGATCAGGGACAAGGCCCTACAGACACAGCTTATCTACGCCAATGT CGCAGGCGTCAGCTACCGAGACTTTGCCCCGAGCCGCGACGGTACCGACATCAACATCCTCATCAGGGCCAGAGACCCTGTCCGTGGAACAGTACGAGAGAACGTCGTCAGGGCTCGCCCCACACCCGAACTCCCCGAGGGAACCATCAGTCTTTCCGACCCCCAGCGGCAATGGCTCAAGATTGGAATGACCGACACTTTCGAGGGCGAGGTTTACGATGCCAGCAGACAAGGCGCTACCCACCTCGAAGCCATGGACCTGGAGCTGTCTTGGGCCTCGATGAAGAGAGATCCAAACTATGAGTTCACACACGAGTACTTGGCCAAGGTCTTTGAGCGCTTCTTCCAGATGCACTTCTTCGCCCCCGGTCAGCGCACCCTGCTCGACATTGAAGGCCTCAAGGTGTTTGCTACTGTCAAGACCATCACCTTCCAGGGTGGCCGCGGGCCTGAAGCCGTCGTCACAACCTCCGATCCCTCTGCCCGTGGCTTCTACAGCACCGCGACCCTGCTGTCCTTCTTCAAGGCCGCCGACTCGGAACTGAAGCTTCAAGTTGGAGAGCACCAGGGCAACGCCAACCCCATCATTTCGCCAGACTTCAAGTTTGAGGACATGGGTATTGGTGGTCTACACGACGAGTTCTCCACCATCTTCCGCAGAGCCTTTGCTTCCCGTGTCTTCCCTCCGCAGCTGGTAGCGAAGCTGGGCATCCAGCACGTCAAGGGTATTCTGCTCTTTGGTCCTCCAGGAACGGGAAAGACGCTCATTGCCAGACAAATCGGCAAAATGCTCAATGCCCGTGAGCCCAAAATCATCAACGGCCCTGAAGTCCTCAACAAGTTCGTCGGACAGTCTGAAGAGAACATCCGAAAAATGTTTGCCGACGCTGAAAAGGAgtacaaggagaagggcgaccAGAGTGGCCTTCACATCATCATCTTTGATGAACTGGATGCCGTCTGCAAGCAGAGAGGATCTGGCGCCGGTGGTGGTACTGGCGTTGGCGACAGTGTTGTCAACCAGCTTCTCACAAAgctcgacggtgtcgacCAGCTCAACAACATCCTGCTCATCGGTATGACCAACCGAAAGGACATGATCGATGAGGCCCTGCTGCGTCCTGGGCGTTTGGAAGTCCAGCTGGAGATCAGTCTGCCTAACGAAGAAGGACGCAAGGAGATTTTCATGATTCACACGGCCAAGATGCGAGACAACAACATCATGGATCCTAAGGTCGACGTGGCATCGCTGGCAGCCCGTACCAAGAACTACTCTGGTGCCGAGATTTCCGGTGTTGTCAAGGCAGCGACTTCATTCGCTTTCAACCGCCACACCGAGGTGGGCAACAGCGCCAAGATGAAGTCGGACGTCTCCGCGATGAAGATTACAATGGACGACTTCGAGAACGCGCTGACCGAGGTCAAGCCTGCCTACGGTGTTTCCGAGGACGAAATCTCCAACGCTCTTGGCATGGGAATTTTGCAGTTCAACGACAACATCCCAGCCATTATCCGTACGATGATGGGCTACATCGACACCGTCAAGGAATCAGATGTGCTCACCAGGATCCCGGTCCTCCTTCATGGGCCGCCCGAGTCTGGAAAGACTGCTCTGGCCGCCCACACTGCCTCGCTGTCCGACTTCCCATTTGTCAAGCTTGTCTCGCCTCAGCACCTGACTGCTTTCCGGGATGAGTTTGGAAAGAAAGACTATCTCACCAAGGTTTTTACCGACGCCTACAAGTCGGAGCGAAGCATCGTTATATTGGACAACTTTGAGCAGCTGATTGAATGGAACCCCATCGGACCTCGCTTCTCCAACACCGTGCTCGACAGACTTATTTCTCTCATCCAAACACAACCTCCCAAG GGCCGTCGTATCCTTATCATGGTCACAACATCAGAACGCTTCATTCTCAGCAACTTGGGAGTTCTCAAGCACTTCCGTAGACAGATTCCGGTACCCGCTGTCTCAGACGTTCGCGAACTCGCCTCGGTTTTGGATCAAACGGGTATGTTTGGTGGAAATGATGTCCAGGCCGTCATCAGATCCATTCAGAGCGACACCCGATCCGACAAGATTGGTCTTGGCATCAAGACGATCCTAGAATCCATCGAGGAGTCCAAGGTCGAGGCATCTTCGCAGGGTACCGACATGCTGGAGAGCGTTGCAAACAGAATTATGACGGCGATTTCCTCCAACGCGTTGGATGGTTAG